The genomic region TTCCTTCCCTTAGAAACGGCCCGTATGAACTGTTTGTGGACATCGTCGAGGACATTCTGCAGGATCTGTCTCTCCTCTTTTCCGATCCCCCTGAATACCGAGGCAAGATCCTTATGCCTGCCGCTTTTTATGACCTCCGTCTTGATACCCAGCTTATCCATAAGTCCCTTGACGTTTGGTATCTCCATGATCACCCCTATGGAGCCTGTAACCGTACCGGGGTTGGCAAATATCTTTGTGGCAGGGGCAGCGATGTAATAACCGCCCGATGCGGCAACGGACCCCATTGAGACAACTACGGGCTTTTCCTTCCGGAGCTTTTCAACCTCCTCATAGATCTCCTGTGAAGGCGCTACTGCTCCTCCCGGGCTGTCCACCCTCAGGATAACGGACTTCACAGAGGAGTCTTTCCTGTATTTCGTCAGCTCATTAATAACATCAGAGGATGAGACTATCGGCCCCACAACCTTTACAAGCGCCACCTTCTCGCCTATGGGCATATTCCGGCTGATGAGTGCAAAGACTACGCTGAAGAGGATGGTGGCGAAAAGGAGACCGGAGATAATAAAACAAAGTTTTTTCATTGCAGTGAAGGTCCTCTATCCCGGGAGATTCCCCATGAATAATATTTAAACCTCAACCTCCTGCTCATGGTTGGTATTCTTCAGACTCAGACCGATCTTTCGTCCCTCGAAGTCGAGCTTGATTATCCTTGCAATCAGCTCGTCACCTTCCTTCAACTGCTCTTCCGTCCCTTTGTCGGAGGTGTCCATCTCGGACGAGTAGATAAGGCCTTCAACAAACCCTTCTATTTCAACAAAGATGCCATATTCAGTATGCCTGAGGATGCAGCATTTTACATCATCCCCGAGATGGAACCGGGAAGGGATCTCCTCTTCCCATGGATCGGATGCGAGCTGCTTGAATCCAAGTGCCATCCTCTCCTTGTCGGGCTCCAGACTTAAGACAACCGTCTCAATCTTCTGGCCCTTTCGCAGGAGCTCCGAGGGGTGCTTTATATGCCGGGTCCATGACATATCGGATATGTGGAGGAGGGCATCCACACCTTCCGGTATCTCTATAAAGGCGCCAAACTCCGTAAGGCTTCTCACCTTGCCGATCACATGCTGTCCGGGTTCGTATTTACGGGCGACCACATCCCACGGCTTGGGTTTAAGCTGCTTGATGCCAAGGGAGATCCTCTTCTGTTCCGGGATTACATTCAGCACCTTTGCATCTACATAATCTCCGATCTCTATATAGTGTGAAGGGTGCTTGGGTCTCGATGACCAGTCAATCTCGGATACATGTACCAGCCCCTCGACACCTTCCTCAATCTCTATGAATGCCCCGTAATCGGTCAGGCTTACCACCTTCCCGTTTACCACCTTGCCCTCGGGGTATTTCTCGTCAATGTTTGTCCATGGGTCCGGTCTCTTCTGCTTATAGCCCAGGGTTACCTTGTCCGTCTCGGGATCGAAACTGATGACAACAACCTCGACCTCCTGGTCGGGTTTAAACACATCAGAGGGGTGTCGTACCCGTCCCCATGAGATGTCGGAGATATGCAGGAGTCCGTCAATACCGCCAAGGTCGATAAAGACACCATAATCGGTGATGTTCTTGACGACCCCTTTTATCAGTGCGCCGGCCTTTAAATCCGTAAGGGTTTTCTCTTTCAGTCTCTTCCTTTCTTCTTCAAGGACCTCGCGCCTGGATACAACGATATTGGTCATTTTGGGATTTAGTTTCAGCACCTTTACAAGTACCTTCTCGCCCAGGTGCGAGTCGGGATTCTTCAGTGGCTTTATGTCTGCATGGGAACCGGGCATAAAGCCCTTTATCCCCTTGATGCTGACCCTGTAGC from bacterium BMS3Abin08 harbors:
- the sppA gene encoding putative signal peptide peptidase SppA, with the translated sequence MKKLCFIISGLLFATILFSVVFALISRNMPIGEKVALVKVVGPIVSSSDVINELTKYRKDSSVKSVILRVDSPGGAVAPSQEIYEEVEKLRKEKPVVVSMGSVAASGGYYIAAPATKIFANPGTVTGSIGVIMEIPNVKGLMDKLGIKTEVIKSGRHKDLASVFRGIGKEERQILQNVLDDVHKQFIRAVSKGRNIPYDVIKKIADGRVFTGRQAKEKGLVDELGNLQDAIMEAARLGGIKGEPRVVTKKEKTSVLEFLTGSTPDRFRELFTFIKLNYMMYY
- the rpsA gene encoding 30S ribosomal protein S1, which gives rise to MDTHEKELADLYSDTIPAIEEGTVLKGKIIAIKDDTAVIDIGFKSEGFIPLYEFPKEEREDIHVGSEVEVYVSRLDSEGMIKVSIERARTIRVYRELQDAEKTGVPLEAVVQERIKGGYRVSIKGIKGFMPGSHADIKPLKNPDSHLGEKVLVKVLKLNPKMTNIVVSRREVLEEERKRLKEKTLTDLKAGALIKGVVKNITDYGVFIDLGGIDGLLHISDISWGRVRHPSDVFKPDQEVEVVVISFDPETDKVTLGYKQKRPDPWTNIDEKYPEGKVVNGKVVSLTDYGAFIEIEEGVEGLVHVSEIDWSSRPKHPSHYIEIGDYVDAKVLNVIPEQKRISLGIKQLKPKPWDVVARKYEPGQHVIGKVRSLTEFGAFIEIPEGVDALLHISDMSWTRHIKHPSELLRKGQKIETVVLSLEPDKERMALGFKQLASDPWEEEIPSRFHLGDDVKCCILRHTEYGIFVEIEGFVEGLIYSSEMDTSDKGTEEQLKEGDELIARIIKLDFEGRKIGLSLKNTNHEQEVEV